One part of the Arthrobacter tumbae genome encodes these proteins:
- the ftsE gene encoding cell division ATP-binding protein FtsE, with the protein MIRFEQVTKVYDQKSKPALDSVSLDVDRGEFVFLVGASGSGKSTFIRLVLKEDRATRGAVYVAGQNVANIPSWRVPRLRRGIGVVFQDFRLLPNKSVFANVAFAMQVIGKSRAVIRETVPEVLKTVGLEGKNNRMPHELSGGEQQRVAIARAIVNKPGILLADEPTGNLDPTTSMGIMKVLDKINQNGTTVVMATHDDDIVNTMRKRVVELRDGCVVRDDAQGIYIGSTTTTAAAG; encoded by the coding sequence ATGATCAGATTCGAGCAGGTTACCAAGGTCTACGACCAGAAATCGAAGCCGGCGCTGGACAGCGTCAGCCTTGACGTCGACCGGGGCGAGTTTGTCTTTCTGGTGGGCGCATCCGGCTCCGGCAAGTCGACGTTCATCCGCCTGGTGCTCAAGGAAGACCGCGCAACACGCGGTGCTGTGTATGTGGCTGGGCAAAACGTCGCCAATATCCCCAGCTGGCGCGTTCCGAGACTGAGACGCGGTATCGGCGTCGTCTTCCAGGACTTCCGTCTGCTGCCCAACAAGTCCGTCTTCGCCAACGTGGCTTTTGCCATGCAGGTCATCGGCAAGAGCCGGGCCGTGATCCGCGAAACCGTCCCGGAAGTACTGAAGACCGTGGGCCTCGAAGGCAAGAACAACCGTATGCCTCATGAACTTTCCGGCGGCGAGCAGCAGCGCGTGGCCATTGCCCGCGCGATCGTGAACAAGCCCGGGATCCTGCTTGCTGACGAGCCCACCGGAAACCTGGACCCAACAACGTCCATGGGCATCATGAAGGTACTCGACAAGATCAACCAGAACGGCACCACAGTGGTGATGGCAACCCACGACGACGACATCGTGAACACCATGCGCAAACGCGTGGTCGAACTTCGGGACGGCTGTGTGGTTCGCGACGATGCGCAGGGCATCTACATCGGATCAACGACGACGACGGCGGCTGCCGGATGA
- a CDS encoding pilus assembly protein TadG-related protein: protein MSLRTDVDNDEGEQGQITVLIIGYILLSLLVVAVVTAVSAVYIEHKKLLSIADGAALSAADTFSVASIDAGGGEPAPALEADSVSRAAAAYLERSGALSRFNNLDLDPATGAPDSRTARVVLTAVVHPPIVNFLIPAGIPIAATADARADLTR, encoded by the coding sequence ATGTCTCTGCGAACAGACGTGGACAACGACGAAGGCGAACAGGGGCAGATCACTGTTCTGATCATCGGTTACATTCTGCTCTCGCTCCTGGTGGTTGCAGTCGTCACAGCGGTCTCCGCCGTCTACATCGAGCACAAGAAGCTGCTCTCGATTGCGGACGGGGCCGCGTTGAGCGCAGCCGATACCTTTTCGGTCGCCTCCATAGACGCAGGCGGGGGGGAACCAGCACCTGCACTTGAGGCCGACTCGGTCTCGCGGGCTGCAGCAGCCTACCTTGAGCGGTCGGGCGCACTGTCCCGATTCAACAACCTGGACCTGGACCCGGCGACAGGAGCGCCGGACTCGCGAACCGCCCGGGTGGTTCTTACCGCCGTCGTCCACCCGCCGATCGTGAACTTCCTGATTCCCGCCGGCATCCCCATTGCCGCGACGGCTGATGCGCGAGCGGACCTGACGCGTTAG
- a CDS encoding M23 family metallopeptidase — protein sequence MRSVTCCSLRLIPRPPAVKTLTALWLAAVAALTLTLSGPVHADQLEDRKSALEEQIAEVQQSIEYLDEDITETIAQLKVYQGQLPGAQQSLADAQGRVEQATGEVNALAQRVQLAQETKNKITEQLKQDEAEMAETRKVIGQIATQAYKSGGVPTGLSLMLGSDGSDGFASMELVEQALRNQNSALERMAQQNATNVNSQARLVAVEEEIVDLKAKAEAALAAEQVARDEAAAEKVKVDKLISDTSTLSAKLQKQKPVIEAKLAEVEEAHQQVVVDIAERQRKLIEEARKREEARLKAEAEERARVENERRAAAAAEANRRAAAEAAEANRRAEAEAAEANRRAAAAAAAANRPKPAPVVPPVVVPAPVVPEPVAPVIVPPPASSPSAFGLRSPVSGPITSGYGWRPTPLGTIDFNGSGGYTHTGIDYGVACGTALYAPAAGEVWYADSNVLPGAGNRIVLSHGVVGGNALATNFYHLSSFVVGTGQRVSAGQLIGYTGTTGNSTGCHLHFETVLNGSLVDPMGLL from the coding sequence ATGCGCAGCGTGACCTGTTGTTCGCTTCGTTTGATTCCCCGTCCACCGGCGGTAAAGACGCTGACTGCCCTGTGGCTTGCCGCCGTGGCTGCTCTGACGTTGACGTTGAGCGGCCCGGTCCACGCTGATCAGCTTGAGGACCGCAAGTCCGCCCTTGAGGAGCAGATTGCTGAAGTCCAGCAGTCGATCGAATACCTCGACGAGGACATCACTGAAACGATCGCCCAGCTGAAGGTGTACCAGGGTCAGCTCCCCGGTGCGCAGCAGTCGCTGGCGGATGCGCAGGGTCGTGTCGAGCAAGCAACAGGTGAAGTCAACGCCCTCGCTCAACGGGTGCAGTTGGCACAGGAAACCAAGAACAAGATCACTGAACAGCTGAAGCAGGACGAGGCCGAGATGGCTGAAACCCGAAAGGTGATCGGTCAGATCGCGACGCAGGCTTACAAGAGCGGGGGAGTCCCCACAGGTCTCTCGCTGATGCTTGGCAGCGACGGTTCCGATGGCTTCGCGTCTATGGAACTGGTTGAGCAGGCGCTGCGTAACCAGAATTCCGCCTTGGAGCGCATGGCACAACAGAATGCCACCAACGTGAACTCGCAGGCTCGGCTGGTCGCGGTTGAAGAGGAGATCGTGGACCTGAAGGCGAAGGCCGAGGCTGCGCTTGCGGCGGAGCAGGTCGCGAGGGATGAGGCCGCTGCCGAGAAGGTGAAGGTCGACAAACTCATCTCCGACACGTCAACGCTTTCAGCGAAGCTGCAGAAGCAGAAGCCCGTGATCGAGGCAAAGCTCGCCGAGGTGGAAGAGGCGCACCAGCAGGTGGTCGTCGACATCGCTGAACGTCAGCGCAAGCTGATCGAAGAGGCGCGCAAGCGGGAAGAAGCGAGGCTCAAGGCTGAGGCCGAGGAGCGGGCACGGGTCGAGAACGAGCGGCGCGCAGCGGCCGCGGCCGAAGCGAACCGCCGCGCGGCAGCAGAGGCAGCAGAGGCTAACCGCCGTGCGGAGGCAGAGGCAGCGGAGGCGAATCGGCGCGCAGCGGCAGCGGCGGCAGCAGCCAACCGGCCCAAGCCGGCTCCGGTAGTGCCACCCGTCGTCGTGCCGGCCCCGGTCGTCCCGGAGCCGGTGGCGCCTGTCATTGTTCCGCCGCCCGCATCCAGTCCGTCGGCCTTCGGGCTGCGCTCTCCTGTGAGCGGCCCGATCACCTCCGGTTACGGCTGGCGTCCTACGCCGTTGGGCACGATCGATTTCAACGGCAGCGGCGGCTACACGCACACCGGAATCGATTACGGGGTGGCCTGCGGAACCGCACTCTATGCTCCGGCGGCCGGCGAGGTCTGGTATGCGGACTCGAATGTACTTCCTGGTGCAGGCAACCGGATCGTGCTGAGTCACGGCGTCGTCGGCGGCAATGCGCTGGCCACCAACTTCTACCATCTGTCCAGCTTCGTCGTAGGCACGGGGCAGCGCGTGAGTGCGGGCCAGCTGATCGGTTACACCGGTACCACCGGTAACTCAACCGGCTGTCACCTGCACTTCGAGACCGTGCTCAACGGGAGCCTGGTCGACCCGATGGGTCTCCTCTAG
- the ftsX gene encoding permease-like cell division protein FtsX, with protein sequence MRFAFVLGEIASGMRRNLVMVVSVVLVTFISLTFVGAAGLLQLQINQMKGYWYDRVQVAVFLCVENSTSESCASGPVTDEQRSAIEAKLTSPELSAYVDTVEYESQDQALVHFREQLANSPIVEAVTAEQLPESFRVGLVDPEKYEVISEAFSSEPGVDIVSDQREYLEEIFGYINIASLVALGIAVVMSVGAILLVATTIRLSAFSRRRETGIMRLVGASKAIIQLPFVLEGVIAAIVGAAIASGTLWAVLRYGGEWLSREYPQMGFISTQELLLVVPAMFLLGALLAGASSLLTLRRYLKV encoded by the coding sequence ATGAGGTTTGCATTCGTTCTCGGGGAGATCGCATCTGGGATGCGACGAAACCTCGTGATGGTGGTTTCGGTTGTGCTGGTCACTTTCATCTCGCTGACCTTTGTTGGCGCGGCGGGCCTGCTGCAGCTGCAGATTAACCAGATGAAGGGGTACTGGTACGACCGCGTGCAGGTGGCTGTGTTCCTCTGCGTCGAGAACTCAACTTCGGAGAGCTGTGCCTCCGGCCCAGTCACCGATGAGCAGCGCAGCGCGATCGAGGCGAAGCTGACTTCGCCCGAACTGAGCGCCTATGTGGACACGGTGGAGTACGAGTCGCAGGATCAGGCGCTGGTCCACTTCCGTGAGCAGCTTGCGAATTCACCGATCGTGGAGGCCGTGACAGCCGAACAGCTACCGGAGTCCTTCCGTGTGGGACTCGTCGACCCGGAGAAGTACGAGGTCATCAGCGAGGCTTTCTCTTCCGAACCAGGCGTGGATATCGTCAGCGACCAGCGGGAGTATCTCGAGGAGATTTTCGGCTATATCAATATCGCATCGCTCGTCGCGTTGGGTATTGCCGTGGTCATGAGCGTCGGGGCGATCCTGCTGGTTGCAACGACCATCCGTCTCTCAGCGTTCAGTCGAAGACGGGAGACGGGCATCATGCGCCTGGTCGGCGCGAGCAAGGCAATCATCCAGCTGCCTTTCGTTCTTGAGGGAGTCATCGCCGCCATTGTGGGCGCTGCCATCGCCTCCGGGACCCTCTGGGCAGTACTGCGCTACGGCGGGGAATGGCTGTCCCGGGAGTATCCGCAGATGGGCTTCATCTCCACGCAGGAGCTTCTGCTGGTGGTACCTGCCATGTTCCTCCTGGGGGCCTTGCTGGCGGGCGCATCGTCGCTCTTAACCCTCAGACGCTACTTGAAAGTTTAG
- the smpB gene encoding SsrA-binding protein SmpB: MPKESGRQVVATNRKARHDYQVLDTYEAGIALQGTEVKSLRAGRASLVDGFAIFYNDELWLEGIHIPEYTQGSWTNHAARRRRKLLLHREELTKISHKIRESGFTIVPLQLYFLNGRAKVEIGIARGKREYDKRQTLREQQDSREAQRAMRERNLGA, from the coding sequence GTGCCCAAGGAAAGTGGCCGTCAGGTAGTGGCCACCAATCGGAAGGCCCGGCACGACTACCAGGTGCTGGACACCTACGAGGCGGGAATAGCCCTTCAGGGTACCGAGGTGAAGTCTCTTCGGGCCGGTCGGGCGTCCCTGGTCGACGGATTCGCAATTTTCTACAACGACGAGCTCTGGCTCGAGGGAATCCACATTCCCGAGTACACGCAGGGCAGCTGGACCAACCACGCTGCGCGCCGTCGTCGTAAATTGCTTCTGCACCGCGAGGAGCTCACGAAGATCTCCCACAAGATCCGCGAAAGCGGGTTCACCATCGTTCCGCTGCAGCTGTATTTCCTCAACGGACGTGCGAAGGTGGAGATAGGTATTGCGCGCGGTAAGCGTGAGTATGACAAACGTCAGACGCTGCGTGAGCAGCAGGACAGCCGTGAAGCACAGCGCGCCATGCGGGAACGGAACCTTGGCGCATGA
- the prfB gene encoding peptide chain release factor 2, giving the protein MAAIDFSAEIRALRAKYDSIVAVTDVEEIRADVAVLSEQAGEPNLWDDPAAAQQITSRLSHKQTELDRLAKLTARIDDLEVLVELAQDEDDEESRVEAVKELTSLSKALDELEVVTLLAGEWDEREAVVTIRSGAGGVDAADFAEMLLRLYLRWAERRGYPTQVLDTSYAEEAGLKSATFEVKAPYAFGTLSVEAGTHRLVRISPFDNQGRRQTSFAAVEVIPLIEQTDSIEIPDNEIRVDVFRSSGPGGQSVNTTDSAVRLTHIPTGVVVSMQNEKSQIQNRAAALRVLQSRLLLLKKEQEDAEKKAHAGDVKASWGDQMRSYVLNPYQMVKDLRTEHEVGNTSAVFDGEIDDFIDAGIRWRANNRNSEA; this is encoded by the coding sequence ATGGCAGCTATTGATTTTTCCGCGGAGATCCGCGCCCTTCGTGCAAAATACGACTCCATCGTGGCAGTGACGGACGTGGAGGAGATCCGGGCGGACGTCGCCGTACTCAGCGAGCAGGCCGGCGAACCGAACCTGTGGGATGATCCTGCCGCCGCACAGCAGATTACATCCAGGCTGTCCCACAAGCAGACCGAACTCGACCGGTTGGCGAAGCTGACGGCCCGCATCGATGACCTCGAAGTCCTCGTTGAACTGGCCCAGGATGAGGACGACGAAGAATCACGGGTCGAAGCCGTCAAGGAGCTCACTTCCCTGAGTAAAGCCCTGGACGAACTCGAAGTCGTCACGCTGCTCGCGGGGGAGTGGGACGAACGCGAGGCCGTCGTCACTATCCGCTCGGGCGCCGGAGGAGTGGACGCTGCGGATTTTGCGGAGATGCTCCTGCGCCTGTACCTGCGCTGGGCGGAACGCCGCGGCTATCCGACCCAGGTGCTCGACACTTCCTACGCCGAAGAAGCCGGCCTCAAGTCAGCAACGTTCGAGGTCAAGGCCCCGTACGCGTTCGGCACCCTGTCCGTAGAAGCAGGTACACACCGCCTCGTGCGCATCAGCCCGTTCGATAACCAGGGGCGGCGCCAGACCTCCTTCGCGGCGGTAGAGGTGATTCCGCTGATCGAGCAGACTGACTCCATTGAGATTCCTGACAATGAGATCCGGGTCGATGTCTTCCGGTCGTCCGGCCCCGGCGGCCAGTCGGTCAACACTACGGACTCAGCGGTCCGGCTGACGCACATCCCCACGGGCGTCGTCGTCTCCATGCAGAACGAGAAGTCGCAGATCCAGAACCGGGCCGCAGCACTCCGGGTCCTCCAGTCCCGGCTCCTCCTGCTCAAGAAGGAGCAGGAGGACGCAGAGAAGAAGGCGCATGCCGGTGATGTCAAGGCTTCCTGGGGAGACCAGATGCGGTCTTATGTGCTGAACCCGTACCAGATGGTGAAGGACCTGCGCACCGAGCACGAGGTAGGCAACACGTCCGCGGTGTTCGACGGCGAGATCGACGACTTCATCGACGCGGGCATTCGCTGGCGCGCCAACAACCGCAACAGCGAGGCCTGA
- a CDS encoding alpha-galactosidase, protein MHPSPPVHLARGGTSVVVDASTAGLPSILYWGPALGESPADELDALAAASVPQRVSGSIDIPARLTLIPQEAHGWQGTPGFTGQRGGGFLTPAFQLTHLTADDHQLTIEATDDDASLALRVQLTLTEAGLLRQRLAVTNTGADEYEVRSLLAFFPLPANAQEVLDHTGRHLRERSPQRHNLTTGSYHRESRRGRPGADATVLVAAGETAFGFERGQVHAAHTAWSGNHQYIVEQTPSGDKFLACGELLLPQEMALAPGATYTAPDAIGSWGDGLNELASRFHAEFRSRPEHPVRPRPVTLNTWEAVYFDHDLATLKALADRAAQVGIERYVLDDGWFSGRRDDTAGLGDWFIDGTVWPDGLTPLINHVRSLGMEFGLWFEPEMVNPDSKLARNHPEWIVQTPGRLPVAARQQQVLNLAIPDAYDYILTCIDDVLRTNDIAYIKWDHNRDLLEAADAISGAAVVHSNVLAVYRLMAELKERHPGLEIESCASGGARVDMGILRHTDRIWTSDCIDPIERLVNQKHTGLLVPPELMGMHVGGPRSHSTGRTHTLPFRAATAIFGHFGVEWDISGLSAEELGRLGSWINLHKRWRDVLHTGTTVHADLPDPSMDLRGVVASDKRSALYGYSLTGSSASYPPGRITFPGLDPATTYTIAPAAYDYEDQGQSGLAWVEAARNGAPLAMSGRILGAPGVQAPVLFPEQSVLIEVRAHTPERHHTP, encoded by the coding sequence ATGCATCCATCACCTCCTGTCCATCTCGCCCGGGGCGGCACCAGCGTCGTCGTCGATGCCTCCACCGCGGGGCTGCCGTCCATCCTGTACTGGGGACCGGCGCTCGGTGAGAGCCCGGCTGACGAGCTGGACGCCCTCGCCGCGGCTTCCGTTCCGCAGCGGGTCTCCGGAAGTATTGACATCCCGGCCCGTCTCACGCTGATTCCGCAGGAGGCCCACGGCTGGCAAGGCACTCCGGGGTTCACCGGACAACGCGGTGGAGGCTTCCTCACCCCTGCGTTCCAGCTGACGCACCTGACAGCCGACGACCATCAGCTCACCATCGAGGCAACCGACGACGACGCCAGCCTCGCCTTGAGAGTACAGCTCACCCTTACGGAGGCAGGACTCCTCCGCCAGCGGCTTGCGGTGACCAACACTGGCGCGGATGAGTACGAGGTGCGTTCCCTCCTCGCCTTTTTCCCCCTTCCCGCCAATGCGCAGGAAGTCCTCGACCACACCGGGCGTCATCTGCGCGAGCGCTCACCCCAGCGGCACAACCTCACCACCGGCTCCTATCACAGAGAGAGCAGGCGGGGCCGCCCCGGCGCAGACGCAACCGTGCTCGTTGCAGCGGGGGAGACGGCATTCGGTTTCGAACGCGGCCAGGTCCACGCCGCGCACACGGCCTGGAGCGGGAATCACCAGTACATCGTGGAGCAGACGCCGTCGGGAGATAAGTTCCTCGCGTGCGGTGAGCTTCTGTTGCCCCAGGAAATGGCGCTGGCTCCCGGCGCCACCTACACAGCTCCGGATGCCATCGGTTCCTGGGGTGACGGGCTGAATGAACTCGCCTCCCGCTTCCATGCCGAATTCCGCAGCCGGCCGGAACACCCGGTCCGGCCCCGGCCGGTCACGCTCAATACCTGGGAAGCCGTCTACTTTGATCACGACCTCGCCACCCTCAAAGCGCTCGCGGACAGGGCCGCCCAGGTAGGCATTGAACGCTACGTGCTCGACGACGGCTGGTTCAGCGGGCGCCGCGATGACACTGCGGGTCTGGGGGACTGGTTCATCGACGGGACAGTGTGGCCGGATGGTCTCACGCCGCTGATCAATCATGTGCGCTCACTCGGGATGGAATTCGGGCTGTGGTTCGAACCCGAGATGGTCAACCCGGACTCCAAGCTTGCCCGGAACCACCCGGAGTGGATCGTCCAGACGCCGGGCCGACTGCCCGTCGCCGCGCGGCAGCAGCAGGTGCTCAACCTGGCGATCCCGGATGCGTACGACTACATCCTGACCTGTATCGATGATGTGCTCAGAACCAATGACATCGCCTACATCAAGTGGGACCATAACCGCGACCTGCTGGAGGCCGCCGACGCGATCAGCGGTGCCGCCGTCGTGCATTCGAATGTGTTGGCCGTCTATCGACTCATGGCCGAGCTGAAGGAACGTCACCCGGGGCTGGAGATCGAGTCCTGCGCCTCGGGAGGCGCACGCGTGGACATGGGGATTCTGCGCCATACCGACCGGATCTGGACGAGCGACTGCATCGACCCCATCGAACGGCTGGTCAACCAGAAGCACACCGGGCTCCTGGTACCGCCAGAGTTGATGGGCATGCATGTTGGCGGTCCCCGTTCCCATTCGACCGGCCGCACGCACACCCTCCCATTCCGTGCAGCTACGGCGATCTTCGGCCACTTCGGGGTGGAATGGGACATATCCGGTCTCAGCGCCGAAGAGCTCGGCCGGCTCGGTTCCTGGATCAACCTCCACAAGCGCTGGCGGGACGTCCTCCACACCGGGACGACCGTGCACGCGGATCTTCCGGACCCGTCAATGGACCTGCGCGGCGTAGTCGCGAGCGACAAGCGAAGCGCCCTGTACGGCTACTCCCTCACGGGCTCCAGCGCGTCCTACCCGCCCGGCCGAATCACCTTCCCCGGCCTTGATCCTGCAACCACCTACACCATCGCACCGGCTGCTTACGACTACGAGGACCAGGGCCAATCCGGCCTTGCCTGGGTCGAAGCCGCCCGCAACGGCGCACCCCTTGCCATGAGCGGCCGGATTCTGGGCGCACCCGGCGTCCAGGCGCCGGTACTTTTTCCCGAACAGTCCGTTCTCATCGAGGTCCGGGCACACACACCAGAGCGACACCACACACCCTAA
- a CDS encoding TadE/TadG family type IV pilus assembly protein, whose product MRFLSRRINDRHRRRHSNERGAATVDFALIGGLLTIIFIAIVQLTLVLHVRNTLIDAASSGARYGTLADRSPADAAARTSSLIADSINSAYAQDVSVSRVNRGGSPVLQVTVRAPIPVIGLIGPSGTMEVSGHAALPS is encoded by the coding sequence GTGCGTTTCCTCTCCCGAAGGATCAACGACCGGCACCGGCGTCGGCACTCGAACGAACGAGGCGCCGCAACGGTTGACTTCGCGCTCATTGGCGGCCTGCTCACGATCATCTTCATCGCCATCGTTCAGCTCACGCTGGTACTCCATGTGCGGAACACCCTGATCGATGCAGCCTCCTCCGGTGCGCGCTACGGGACTCTTGCCGACCGCTCACCAGCGGATGCAGCAGCGCGCACAAGCTCCCTGATCGCCGATTCGATCAACAGCGCCTATGCGCAGGACGTGTCGGTGAGCCGGGTCAACCGGGGCGGATCTCCGGTCCTTCAGGTCACGGTTCGGGCCCCCATTCCCGTGATCGGACTGATTGGTCCGTCCGGAACCATGGAGGTCAGCGGACATGCTGCGCTTCCTTCCTGA
- a CDS encoding ABC transporter substrate-binding protein: MKHSATRRKLAAASSAAALAALTLSGCAPASGNDDVVTLDFFQFKPEAVGNFEEIIADFEAANPDIDVVQNHVPDADTAIRTLLVKNKTPDVLTLNANGNYGLLAEACVFADLTDMASAQTVLPAVQDIVQELGSCDGSEVNALPFANNASGIIYNKDIFEEYGAEVPGTWDELVALADMFEANGVTPFYTTLKDGWTVSPAFVNLGGALQPEGFYDALRQDETSFSAEYEEAMEMVSKLFSYGQENSPSRDYNAGNAAFANGESAMYLQGSYAIPPIRAANPDANIGTFPYPATDSPQDTVVVSGVDVGISIGRDTEHPEEARRFVEFMMSPDIVARYSEAQSTFSPLSESPSNTDPALEGLAPYFESGRIIGFIDHQIPPSLPLPAYLQEFVLSGNTENFLARMDNEWDKIAERTITREEARS; this comes from the coding sequence GTGAAGCATTCCGCTACACGAAGGAAACTGGCGGCGGCCTCATCCGCCGCGGCGCTGGCGGCGCTGACGCTGTCCGGTTGCGCCCCCGCCAGCGGGAACGACGACGTCGTCACCCTCGATTTCTTTCAGTTCAAACCTGAAGCGGTGGGCAACTTCGAAGAGATCATCGCTGATTTCGAGGCCGCCAACCCTGATATAGACGTGGTCCAAAACCATGTCCCGGACGCTGACACCGCGATCCGCACGCTGCTGGTCAAGAACAAGACCCCGGATGTGCTGACGCTGAACGCGAACGGAAACTATGGACTGCTCGCCGAGGCTTGTGTCTTCGCCGACCTCACGGACATGGCCTCCGCGCAGACGGTGCTTCCTGCGGTGCAGGACATTGTGCAGGAGCTCGGTAGCTGCGACGGGTCAGAGGTCAACGCGCTGCCCTTCGCCAACAACGCGAGCGGGATCATCTATAACAAGGACATCTTCGAGGAGTACGGCGCCGAGGTGCCCGGAACGTGGGATGAGCTGGTAGCGCTCGCCGACATGTTCGAGGCGAACGGAGTTACCCCGTTCTACACAACGCTGAAGGACGGCTGGACCGTCAGCCCCGCCTTCGTCAACCTCGGCGGGGCCCTTCAACCGGAGGGTTTCTACGACGCGCTGCGGCAGGACGAGACGTCTTTCTCCGCTGAGTACGAGGAAGCCATGGAGATGGTTTCGAAACTGTTCTCCTATGGCCAGGAAAACTCCCCAAGCCGCGACTACAACGCAGGGAACGCAGCGTTCGCCAACGGGGAATCCGCCATGTACCTGCAGGGCAGCTACGCCATACCTCCTATTCGGGCAGCGAACCCGGACGCGAACATCGGTACGTTCCCCTACCCGGCCACCGATAGTCCACAGGACACAGTCGTGGTCTCAGGTGTCGACGTCGGAATTTCCATCGGCCGGGATACTGAGCACCCGGAAGAGGCTCGGCGCTTCGTCGAATTCATGATGTCGCCGGACATCGTCGCACGATACTCGGAGGCCCAGAGTACCTTCTCACCGCTGAGCGAAAGCCCCTCCAACACGGATCCCGCCCTTGAGGGGCTGGCCCCCTACTTCGAGAGCGGCCGCATCATCGGATTCATCGACCACCAGATCCCGCCCAGCCTTCCCCTGCCCGCCTACCTCCAGGAATTTGTCCTCAGCGGAAACACGGAGAACTTCCTCGCGAGGATGGACAACGAATGGGACAAGATTGCCGAGCGCACCATCACCCGTGAGGAGGCACGCTCATGA
- a CDS encoding ROK family transcriptional regulator — protein MNVVASLSPDSPSRLLAREVLIGGPLSRGELSRRLGLSVASLTRLSKPLIEAGILQEGREVVEGGVGRPTRPLEVPGGTHRFIGIKLTGTAASGVATDLRCQTVATAEEPLASEAVSDVVEAIASVVGRLNDGNAVDGIGISIGGKISDDGTVLRAPFLHWRNVPLGSLVQERTGIPVTVENDVVALTVGEQWFGAGRGISNFAVLTVGAGVGYGLVINDRVIAPVDAGLGLVGHYPVDSAGPLCQEGHRGCAGAVLTMAAISGQVQMATEEEWTYEEVLQRAQDGDRLASLVVKNAGTALGVLIAAVANLTMVNLVVLSGEGAALADIASEEITASIRVHRDPEAAPVQLAREPTDFGQWARGAAAVAIQSSILGPTR, from the coding sequence ATGAACGTGGTCGCGTCCCTCTCCCCTGACAGCCCCTCCCGCCTGCTCGCCAGGGAGGTCCTGATCGGCGGTCCGCTGTCGCGGGGCGAGTTGTCACGACGCCTCGGCCTCTCCGTGGCCAGCCTGACCCGCCTGAGCAAGCCGCTGATCGAAGCCGGAATCCTGCAGGAGGGCCGTGAAGTAGTCGAAGGCGGTGTCGGCCGTCCAACCCGGCCCCTTGAGGTGCCCGGCGGTACGCACCGCTTTATAGGGATCAAGTTGACCGGTACCGCCGCGTCCGGTGTAGCGACGGACCTGCGGTGCCAGACGGTCGCGACTGCCGAGGAACCGCTCGCCAGCGAAGCTGTCTCCGACGTCGTTGAAGCGATCGCTTCTGTGGTCGGCAGGCTGAACGACGGCAACGCGGTGGACGGCATCGGGATCAGCATCGGCGGCAAGATCAGCGACGACGGCACGGTGCTGCGCGCACCCTTCCTGCACTGGCGCAATGTGCCGCTCGGTTCGCTGGTTCAGGAGCGAACCGGCATTCCAGTCACCGTGGAGAACGACGTCGTTGCCCTCACCGTGGGTGAGCAATGGTTCGGTGCGGGCAGGGGTATCAGCAACTTCGCGGTGCTTACGGTGGGGGCGGGCGTGGGTTACGGCCTGGTGATCAATGACCGGGTTATCGCCCCTGTTGATGCCGGGCTTGGTCTCGTGGGGCACTACCCGGTCGACTCCGCCGGCCCACTGTGCCAGGAGGGTCACCGGGGGTGCGCAGGTGCTGTACTCACCATGGCGGCCATCAGCGGCCAGGTGCAGATGGCCACTGAGGAGGAATGGACGTACGAGGAGGTCCTGCAACGGGCGCAAGACGGGGACAGGCTCGCCTCGCTGGTGGTGAAGAACGCGGGCACTGCCCTTGGTGTCCTCATTGCCGCGGTAGCCAACCTCACCATGGTGAACCTGGTTGTCCTGTCCGGTGAGGGCGCCGCTCTCGCTGACATTGCATCGGAGGAAATTACGGCGTCCATACGTGTTCACCGGGACCCGGAGGCAGCCCCGGTGCAGCTGGCACGTGAACCAACCGACTTCGGTCAGTGGGCTCGAGGAGCCGCAGCGGTGGCGATCCAGAGCTCGATCCTGGGGCCAACGCGCTGA